The following proteins are encoded in a genomic region of Saccharopolyspora antimicrobica:
- a CDS encoding DUF917 domain-containing protein, translating into MREIALSDLDDIARGAAILGTGGGGDPHIGRLLASASLREHGPVSLTPLEEVPPDAAVLPVAMMGAPTVMVEKLPSIEQIGLAARTLADYLGQELTHIACAEAGGVNSLIPVAAAAQLGLPLIDGDGMGRAFPEIQMVLPTLYGIKATPMAIADEKGNRGVLDTVDNHWAERLARSVTIDMGCSAMISSFAMTGGQARESLVPGTLTLCAELGRLVRTAQAEHRDPVDAVVDRLSGRRLFTGKVVDVSRRTVSGFARGDARLVGMDGDSGTELVLRFQNEHLVAERDGTVLASVPDLICTLDRESGEAITTEAMRFGQRIAIIAAPADPRWHTPAGLELAGPRYFGYDIDPVGVRQ; encoded by the coding sequence ATGCGCGAGATCGCACTGTCCGACCTGGACGACATCGCCCGCGGCGCGGCCATCCTGGGCACCGGCGGTGGCGGCGACCCGCACATCGGCCGGCTGCTGGCCAGCGCCTCGCTGCGCGAGCACGGCCCGGTTTCCCTGACACCGCTGGAAGAAGTGCCGCCGGACGCCGCGGTGCTGCCGGTGGCGATGATGGGCGCGCCGACCGTGATGGTCGAGAAGCTGCCGTCGATCGAGCAGATCGGCCTGGCCGCCCGCACCCTCGCCGACTACCTCGGCCAGGAGCTCACGCACATCGCGTGCGCCGAGGCGGGCGGGGTCAACTCGCTGATCCCGGTGGCCGCCGCAGCGCAGCTGGGCCTGCCGCTGATCGACGGGGACGGCATGGGACGCGCGTTCCCCGAGATCCAGATGGTGCTGCCCACGCTGTACGGCATCAAGGCCACGCCGATGGCCATCGCCGACGAGAAGGGCAACCGCGGTGTGCTGGACACCGTGGACAACCACTGGGCGGAGCGGCTCGCCCGCAGCGTCACCATCGACATGGGCTGCTCGGCGATGATCAGCAGCTTCGCGATGACCGGCGGGCAGGCTCGCGAGTCCCTGGTCCCGGGCACCCTGACGCTGTGCGCGGAGCTGGGCCGGCTGGTGCGCACCGCGCAGGCCGAGCACCGCGACCCGGTGGACGCCGTCGTCGACCGGCTGAGCGGGCGCCGGCTGTTCACCGGCAAGGTCGTCGACGTCTCGCGGCGCACCGTGTCCGGTTTCGCCCGCGGCGACGCGCGGCTGGTCGGCATGGACGGCGACAGCGGCACCGAGCTGGTGCTGCGGTTCCAGAACGAGCACCTCGTCGCCGAGCGCGACGGCACCGTGCTGGCCTCGGTGCCGGACCTGATCTGCACCCTGGACCGGGAATCCGGCGAGGCCATCACCACCGAGGCGATGCGCTTCGGCCAGCGGATCGCGATCATCGCGGCGCCCGCCGATCCGCGCTGGCACACCCCGGCCGGGCTGGAGCTGGCCGGGCCGCGCTACTTCGGCTACGACATCGACCCGGTGGGGGTCCGGCAGTGA
- a CDS encoding DUF917 domain-containing protein, producing the protein MSWQLTEEYLTDLARGAAVLGTGGGGDPYVGRLLVQQAIRESGPITVLDPSEVDDDALVIPTAQMGAPTVVHEKIPSGEEPVTALRALESHLGAKATATMPIECGGINSMIPLVVAARTGLPVVDADGMGRAFPELQMETFGVYGVTGSPMAVAGERGETAVIDAGADNVRMEWLARGVTIRLGGVAHIAEYSMSGADVKRTAVPRTLTLAHTVGKAIREARERNADPVAHLGEVLKGTLYGHLRVLFRGKVSDVERRTEAGFARGRAAAVSFDGEHELELEFQNENLVALVDGEVRCVVPDLVCVLDAEQAEPITTESLRYGQRITVIGISTPDLMRTPEALAVFGPAAFGLPHDFRPVEELVAP; encoded by the coding sequence GTGAGCTGGCAGCTGACCGAGGAGTACCTGACCGACCTGGCCCGCGGCGCGGCCGTGCTGGGCACCGGGGGCGGCGGCGACCCGTACGTGGGCCGGTTGCTGGTGCAGCAGGCGATCCGCGAGTCCGGGCCGATCACCGTGCTCGATCCGTCCGAAGTGGACGACGACGCGCTGGTGATCCCGACGGCGCAGATGGGTGCGCCCACGGTGGTGCACGAGAAGATCCCGAGCGGCGAGGAGCCGGTGACCGCTTTGCGCGCGCTGGAGTCCCACCTCGGGGCCAAGGCGACGGCGACGATGCCGATCGAGTGCGGCGGGATCAACTCGATGATCCCGCTGGTGGTGGCGGCCCGCACCGGCCTGCCGGTGGTGGACGCCGACGGCATGGGCCGCGCGTTCCCGGAACTGCAGATGGAGACCTTCGGGGTCTACGGCGTGACCGGGTCGCCGATGGCGGTGGCCGGTGAGCGCGGCGAAACGGCGGTGATCGACGCGGGCGCCGACAACGTCCGGATGGAGTGGCTGGCGCGCGGCGTCACCATCCGCCTGGGCGGGGTCGCGCACATCGCCGAGTACTCGATGAGCGGGGCGGACGTGAAGCGCACCGCCGTCCCGCGCACCCTCACGCTGGCGCACACCGTCGGCAAGGCCATCCGCGAGGCCCGCGAGCGCAACGCCGATCCGGTCGCGCACCTCGGCGAGGTGCTGAAGGGCACCTTGTACGGGCACCTGCGGGTGCTGTTCCGCGGCAAGGTCTCGGACGTCGAGCGGCGCACCGAGGCCGGGTTCGCGCGCGGGCGCGCGGCGGCGGTGTCCTTCGACGGCGAGCACGAGCTCGAGCTGGAGTTCCAGAACGAGAACCTGGTGGCGCTGGTCGACGGCGAGGTGCGGTGCGTGGTCCCGGACCTGGTGTGCGTGCTGGACGCCGAGCAGGCGGAGCCGATCACCACCGAATCCCTGCGCTACGGCCAGCGGATCACGGTCATCGGCATCTCCACGCCGGATCTGATGCGCACCCCGGAAGCCCTGGCGGTCTTCGGCCCGGCGGCCTTCGGCCTCCCGCACGACTTCCGCCCGGTCGAAGAGCTCGTCGCCCCCTGA
- a CDS encoding GH1 family beta-glucosidase: MTGFPPDFTWGVAAAAYQVEGAASEDGRTPSIWDTFARAAGTTADGSNGDVACDHYHRFAEDVALMADLGIDSYRLSVSWSRVVPDASGKPNAAGLDFYDRLLDSLAGNGISPAVNLFHWDLPQWLQDAGGWRERDTVERFAEYAQIVAARLGDRVGTWSTINEMFEHFALGHVTGEHAPGLTLPLDEAAGVVHHLLLAGGRAAQVLHGRLMGITSYAPARPHTGSDADRDAAALYDVLQNRLFTDPVLLGRYPAEVEALVEPFVAEGDLAVIHTPPDLWGVNYYSINSVRAAEGPVPLEVLAPQGYPRTAFGWAVAPEGLTEVLTTLHERYAEHLPPLVITENGCAYDDTVDAEGRCDDLERVVYLDEHLAAVRAAMNAGVDVRGYYVWSLLDNFEWAEGYTKRFGLVHVDYATQRRTPKTSFGWYRDRIAASR; this comes from the coding sequence ATGACGGGCTTTCCACCTGACTTCACCTGGGGCGTGGCCGCAGCGGCCTACCAGGTCGAGGGCGCTGCGAGCGAGGACGGGCGCACCCCGTCGATCTGGGACACCTTCGCCCGCGCGGCGGGCACCACGGCGGACGGTTCCAACGGGGACGTCGCGTGCGACCACTACCACCGGTTCGCCGAGGACGTGGCGCTGATGGCCGACCTCGGAATCGACTCCTACCGGCTGTCGGTGTCCTGGTCGAGGGTCGTCCCCGACGCCTCCGGAAAGCCGAACGCGGCCGGGCTGGACTTCTACGACCGGCTGCTGGACTCCTTGGCTGGCAACGGGATCAGCCCGGCGGTCAACCTCTTCCACTGGGATCTGCCGCAGTGGTTGCAGGACGCGGGCGGCTGGCGGGAACGGGACACCGTCGAGCGATTCGCCGAGTACGCGCAGATCGTCGCCGCGCGGCTGGGCGACCGGGTCGGCACCTGGTCCACGATCAACGAGATGTTCGAGCACTTCGCGCTCGGGCACGTGACCGGCGAGCACGCGCCGGGGCTGACCCTGCCGCTGGACGAGGCCGCCGGGGTCGTGCACCACCTGCTGCTGGCCGGCGGCCGCGCCGCGCAGGTGCTCCACGGTCGGCTGATGGGCATCACCAGCTACGCACCGGCACGCCCGCACACCGGCTCGGACGCCGACCGCGACGCGGCCGCGCTCTACGACGTCCTGCAGAACCGGCTGTTCACCGATCCGGTGCTGCTCGGCCGGTATCCCGCGGAGGTCGAAGCGCTCGTCGAACCGTTCGTCGCGGAGGGCGACCTGGCGGTCATCCACACGCCGCCGGACCTGTGGGGCGTCAACTACTACTCGATCAACTCCGTCCGGGCCGCCGAGGGCCCGGTGCCCCTCGAAGTCCTCGCGCCGCAGGGATATCCGCGCACCGCGTTCGGCTGGGCCGTCGCCCCGGAGGGGCTCACCGAGGTCTTGACGACGCTGCACGAGCGCTACGCCGAGCACCTCCCACCGCTGGTGATCACCGAGAACGGTTGCGCCTACGACGACACCGTCGACGCCGAAGGCAGGTGCGACGACCTGGAACGCGTCGTGTACCTGGACGAGCACCTGGCAGCGGTGCGCGCGGCGATGAACGCCGGGGTGGACGTGCGCGGGTACTACGTGTGGTCGCTGCTGGACAACTTCGAGTGGGCGGAGGGCTACACCAAGCGGTTCGGGCTGGTGCACGTCGACTACGCGACCCAGCGGCGCACCCCGAAGACGTCGTTCGGCTGGTACCGCGACCGGATCGCCGCATCGCGATGA
- a CDS encoding MFS transporter, with amino-acid sequence MTADGLGEPTERVPIRWVLAFSLATVGTFVGWYGPLQILLAKQADAFAPGSKEAVLAFAAGIGALFSMLANPVWGALSDRTASRFGRRIPWVVVGTLGGVAGLLLMAAAQGVVGMIAGWCLVQTALNAPFAALSAAIPDQVPLRHRGTAGGYFGVAQTIGIMAGTGLAVAGGGIVGGYLACAVFVLLAPVPYVLLRRDRVLPAELRPPWDRRAFFAGFRLDPTRHRDFAWAWLTRFLINLSNSITLLYLLFYLKDAVRLPDPDGGVLVLTAINAVTVLVSVMVAGIWSDRVANRRAFVAWSGAIMAVAGLLLAGWQTWTGAVVAALVLGIGFGTYTSVDFALITQVLPAALDRGKDLGLINIANALPQVLAPAVAAPIVAHLGGYPVLYTTASVIAIAGAVLVYRVRTVR; translated from the coding sequence ATGACCGCGGACGGCCTCGGCGAACCGACCGAACGGGTGCCGATCCGCTGGGTGCTGGCGTTCTCGCTGGCCACGGTCGGCACCTTCGTCGGCTGGTACGGGCCGCTGCAGATCCTGCTCGCGAAGCAGGCCGACGCGTTCGCGCCGGGGAGCAAGGAAGCCGTGCTCGCGTTCGCCGCCGGGATCGGCGCGCTGTTCTCGATGTTGGCCAACCCGGTCTGGGGCGCGCTCTCGGACCGCACCGCTTCCCGCTTCGGCCGGAGGATTCCGTGGGTCGTGGTGGGCACGCTCGGCGGAGTCGCCGGGCTGCTGCTGATGGCCGCGGCGCAGGGCGTAGTGGGCATGATCGCCGGGTGGTGCCTGGTGCAGACCGCGCTCAACGCGCCGTTCGCCGCGCTGTCGGCCGCCATCCCGGACCAGGTGCCGCTGCGGCACCGCGGCACCGCGGGCGGGTACTTCGGCGTCGCGCAGACGATCGGGATCATGGCCGGTACCGGTCTCGCGGTCGCGGGCGGCGGGATCGTCGGCGGATACCTCGCGTGCGCGGTGTTCGTCCTGCTCGCGCCGGTGCCGTACGTGCTGCTGCGGCGGGACCGGGTGCTACCGGCGGAGCTGCGCCCGCCGTGGGACCGGCGCGCGTTCTTCGCCGGGTTCCGGCTCGACCCGACCCGCCACCGCGACTTCGCGTGGGCCTGGCTGACCCGCTTCCTGATCAACCTCAGCAACTCGATCACGTTGCTGTACCTGCTGTTCTACCTGAAGGACGCGGTGCGCCTGCCCGATCCGGACGGGGGCGTGCTGGTCCTGACCGCGATCAACGCGGTGACCGTGCTGGTCTCGGTGATGGTCGCCGGGATCTGGTCGGACCGGGTGGCCAACCGACGCGCCTTCGTGGCCTGGTCCGGCGCGATCATGGCCGTCGCCGGTCTCCTGCTCGCGGGCTGGCAGACCTGGACGGGCGCGGTCGTCGCGGCGCTGGTCCTCGGCATCGGGTTCGGCACGTACACCTCCGTCGACTTCGCGCTGATCACCCAGGTGCTCCCGGCCGCGCTGGACCGCGGCAAGGACCTCGGGCTGATCAACATCGCGAACGCGCTCCCCCAGGTGCTGGCACCGGCCGTCGCCGCGCCGATCGTCGCCCACCTCGGCGGATACCCGGTGCTCTACACCACCGCCTCGGTCATCGCGATCGCCGGCGCGGTGCTGGTCTACCGGGTCAGGACCGTTCGCTGA
- a CDS encoding DUF917 domain-containing protein: protein MQIGLADVPALERGVSLLGSGGGGDTVTATALLLSRLAAGHRTALTPVGELSGDARVVPIGVIGATAVFAEKLPSGAEFRAALAAIERWTGHRADALVSIEVGGLNGVVPLVVGGQLGLPVVDADLSGRGVPRLDQLSVAAAGKGLTPVVLAEPGGQVLVLAEGTSIEVERTARAFLAGSGGWAVLALAPIPASELPKCAIPGTMGAALSLGRQALSADAEELAAATGGRVLGLGRVVEVSRRPGPGEHGRTGFARGSATVRDHRSQSLLRLEMENEYLFAMRDGEPVASTPDVLAVLDHRTGVPILCDVIRRGVEVTVLQLPAAGFWTDPRRLQVLAPRAYGIDCDPVLLEVRR from the coding sequence GTGCAGATCGGCCTTGCGGACGTGCCCGCGCTGGAGCGGGGCGTCTCGCTGCTCGGGTCCGGTGGTGGCGGCGACACCGTCACCGCCACCGCGCTGCTGCTCAGCCGTCTCGCCGCCGGCCACCGGACCGCGCTCACCCCGGTCGGCGAGCTGTCCGGCGATGCCCGGGTGGTGCCGATCGGGGTGATCGGGGCGACCGCGGTGTTCGCCGAGAAGCTGCCCAGCGGCGCGGAGTTCCGGGCCGCCCTCGCCGCGATCGAGCGGTGGACCGGTCACCGCGCCGACGCGCTGGTCTCGATCGAGGTCGGCGGGCTCAACGGGGTCGTGCCGCTGGTCGTGGGCGGTCAGCTGGGACTTCCGGTGGTGGACGCGGATCTCTCCGGGCGCGGCGTGCCCCGGCTCGACCAGCTCTCCGTCGCCGCCGCGGGCAAGGGCCTGACACCTGTCGTGCTGGCCGAGCCGGGCGGGCAGGTGCTCGTCCTCGCCGAGGGGACCTCGATCGAGGTGGAGCGGACCGCGCGCGCCTTCCTCGCCGGTTCCGGAGGCTGGGCGGTCCTCGCCCTGGCCCCGATCCCCGCTTCCGAGCTGCCGAAATGCGCCATCCCGGGCACCATGGGCGCCGCGCTCTCCCTTGGCAGGCAAGCGCTCTCGGCGGATGCCGAGGAGCTCGCGGCGGCCACCGGTGGCCGGGTGCTCGGGCTCGGCCGGGTGGTGGAGGTGTCGCGGCGGCCGGGTCCCGGCGAGCACGGCCGGACCGGGTTCGCCCGCGGCAGCGCGACGGTGCGGGACCACCGGAGCCAGTCGCTGCTCCGGCTGGAGATGGAGAACGAGTACCTGTTCGCGATGCGCGACGGCGAACCGGTGGCGTCCACGCCGGACGTCCTCGCGGTGCTCGACCACCGCACCGGCGTGCCGATCCTCTGCGACGTCATCCGCCGGGGCGTCGAGGTCACCGTCCTGCAGCTGCCCGCCGCCGGGTTCTGGACCGATCCGCGCCGCCTCCAGGTGCTGGCGCCGCGCGCCTACGGCATCGACTGCGACCCCGTCCTGCTGGAGGTGCGGCGATGA
- a CDS encoding PucR family transcriptional regulator, translated as MTISVHRLLAVPDWRESVQVLAGDVDRLVRLARPMAHDRSIEPGELVVVVQPIPATDWRVDALLRRIADAGGAGLLLPEGGLLETTRLLAERLNVPLLTSTAPPLDLLISARMLLAAPVLDRADLVLAVHDALGSRVRPPEEVVTTLRDLLDAPVALLDDSGALITGELPHATEVRVHEPVPQRTRLGEGILLAHPVLLLDTTRPALWLATELADRSAARADVVPPALSVAAAAVQRWLLTNRIELERDARSRAALLADLLRLDDEPTADLRRRAADAGWSLGGWHIGIRIGTQSAVDTVARSREVERVLRAEGVGAVVVEHGDGWTGWATSEQEPTADRVRSLAAQLRAATRELRRTLDVHVGVGRPHPQAEGLATTIAEATDAARMARTRPESGRFLHVDQLGMAQLLLEWTRTDTFEPAARTLIAPLRGQPGDLVRTLAAYLDAESSIAETAAVLGVHRNTVAARIERIERLLAVDLGHRDERLALHLACRAVTLAEGGDPS; from the coding sequence ATGACCATCAGCGTCCACCGCCTGCTCGCGGTGCCGGACTGGCGCGAGTCGGTCCAGGTCCTGGCCGGTGACGTGGACCGGCTCGTGCGCCTGGCCCGGCCCATGGCGCACGACCGCTCCATCGAACCCGGCGAGCTCGTGGTGGTGGTCCAGCCGATCCCCGCCACCGACTGGCGCGTCGACGCGCTGCTCCGCCGCATCGCCGACGCGGGCGGTGCGGGGTTGCTGCTGCCGGAGGGAGGCTTGCTGGAAACCACCCGCTTGCTCGCCGAGCGGTTGAACGTCCCGCTGCTGACCTCGACAGCGCCTCCGCTGGATCTGCTGATCTCGGCCCGGATGCTGCTCGCCGCGCCGGTGCTCGACCGCGCGGACCTGGTGCTGGCCGTACACGATGCGCTCGGCTCGCGCGTCCGGCCGCCCGAGGAGGTCGTCACGACCTTGCGCGACCTGCTGGACGCACCAGTCGCCCTGCTCGACGACAGCGGCGCGCTGATCACCGGAGAGCTCCCCCACGCGACCGAAGTCCGCGTGCACGAACCGGTTCCGCAGCGCACCCGGCTCGGCGAAGGCATCCTCCTGGCGCACCCGGTGCTCCTCCTGGACACGACGCGCCCGGCGCTGTGGCTGGCCACCGAGCTGGCCGACCGCAGCGCGGCCCGCGCCGACGTCGTGCCGCCGGCGCTGTCGGTCGCCGCCGCCGCGGTGCAGCGCTGGCTGCTCACCAACCGGATCGAGCTGGAGCGCGACGCCCGGTCCCGGGCCGCGCTGCTCGCCGATCTCCTCCGCCTGGACGACGAGCCGACCGCCGATCTGCGCCGACGCGCGGCCGACGCGGGCTGGAGCCTCGGCGGCTGGCACATCGGCATCCGGATCGGCACGCAGTCCGCTGTGGACACCGTGGCGCGCAGCCGGGAGGTCGAGCGGGTGCTGCGCGCCGAAGGAGTCGGTGCCGTGGTGGTCGAGCACGGCGACGGCTGGACCGGCTGGGCGACCTCCGAGCAGGAACCCACGGCCGACCGCGTGCGGTCGCTGGCCGCGCAGCTGCGCGCCGCCACCCGCGAACTCCGGCGAACCCTGGACGTGCACGTGGGAGTCGGCCGCCCGCACCCGCAGGCGGAAGGACTGGCGACCACGATCGCCGAAGCCACCGACGCCGCGCGGATGGCCCGGACCCGCCCCGAATCGGGCCGCTTCCTGCACGTCGACCAGCTCGGCATGGCCCAGCTGCTGCTGGAGTGGACCCGCACGGACACCTTCGAACCCGCGGCCCGCACGCTCATCGCACCGCTGCGCGGCCAGCCCGGCGACCTGGTCCGCACCCTCGCCGCGTACCTGGACGCGGAGTCGTCCATCGCGGAGACCGCCGCAGTCCTCGGCGTGCACCGCAACACGGTCGCCGCTCGCATCGAGCGGATCGAACGGCTCCTCGCGGTCGACCTCGGCCACCGCGACGAACGCCTCGCGCTGCACCTCGCCTGCCGCGCGGTCACCCTCGCCGAGGGCGGGGACCCCTCGTGA
- a CDS encoding peroxidase-related enzyme (This protein belongs to a clade of uncharacterized proteins related to peroxidases such as the alkylhydroperoxidase AhpD.), with product MTTASSVRADAVLAVLRPDVRELTANVDAAVLRPADLTALDRADRARIALRVALVNDQPDDELAAELDALAGEGSAEIVRDTERWAELPEAQQALLAHCEQVALDPADVSVAEIGELRAQGFSTAQVVAAAQVVAATSFRIRLLRGLRLVEESDAGPCAEPANTIAVGSTADGCELPTPGEAFPQMRWVPWVEADSFDVALQHDPEALEACSKLYNAIMTDPGELAAAERELAALAASLRTGCALSSGVHGRRQVELSDDLVTSVALAEAGPAAVPDQRQRAIVDAAAALAPTPTALTAEHIGRLRAVGLSVEGIRDLIAVAAMTAWTNRLAMTLGNATTREADW from the coding sequence ATGACGACCGCAAGCAGTGTCCGCGCCGACGCGGTGCTGGCCGTGCTCCGACCGGACGTGCGCGAGCTGACCGCGAACGTCGACGCCGCCGTGCTCCGCCCTGCCGACCTGACCGCCCTGGACCGGGCCGACCGGGCCCGGATCGCGCTGCGCGTCGCGCTGGTGAACGACCAACCGGACGACGAACTGGCGGCGGAGCTCGACGCGCTGGCGGGCGAGGGATCCGCCGAGATCGTCCGGGACACCGAGCGCTGGGCCGAGCTGCCCGAGGCACAGCAGGCGCTGCTCGCGCACTGCGAGCAGGTCGCGCTGGACCCGGCCGACGTGAGCGTCGCCGAGATCGGCGAGCTGCGGGCGCAGGGCTTCAGCACGGCGCAGGTCGTGGCGGCGGCCCAGGTGGTGGCGGCCACCAGCTTCCGGATCCGGCTGCTGCGCGGGCTGCGGCTGGTCGAGGAGTCCGACGCCGGGCCGTGCGCGGAACCGGCGAACACCATCGCCGTCGGATCGACCGCGGACGGCTGCGAGCTGCCGACGCCCGGCGAGGCGTTCCCGCAGATGCGCTGGGTGCCGTGGGTGGAGGCGGATTCCTTCGACGTGGCGCTGCAGCACGACCCGGAAGCCCTGGAGGCGTGCAGCAAGCTCTACAACGCGATCATGACCGACCCGGGTGAGCTGGCCGCCGCCGAGCGGGAGCTGGCCGCGCTCGCCGCATCCCTGCGCACCGGGTGCGCGCTGTCCTCCGGTGTCCACGGCCGTCGCCAGGTCGAGCTGTCCGACGACCTGGTGACCTCGGTGGCCCTGGCGGAGGCTGGCCCGGCAGCGGTGCCCGACCAGCGCCAGCGCGCCATCGTCGACGCGGCCGCCGCGCTCGCCCCCACGCCGACGGCGCTGACCGCCGAGCACATCGGCCGCCTGCGCGCGGTCGGCCTGAGCGTGGAAGGCATCCGCGACCTGATCGCGGTGGCGGCGATGACGGCCTGGACCAACCGCCTGGCGATGACCCTCGGCAACGCCACCACCCGCGAAGCCGACTGGTGA
- a CDS encoding dienelactone hydrolase family protein codes for MVQVATEPVIVKTPAGELEGDLVVPPPARAVVLFAHGSGSSRHSPRNRAVAESLQSAGFGTMLLDLLTPEEAKFDQRTQQLRFDIDLLTERLVPAIDELNAWSATKGMPIGLFGASTGAAAALKAAGRRPDRVSAVVSRGGRPDLAGTGLDSVQAPTLLIVGGDDREVLNLNRQAVELLTALPLTDVKIEIVPHAGHLFEEPGALERVAELAADWFRNYLGAGVTRPTGPDGGHWKPPEPRRRPPT; via the coding sequence ATGGTTCAAGTCGCGACCGAGCCGGTGATCGTCAAGACCCCCGCGGGCGAGCTCGAGGGGGATCTGGTCGTGCCACCGCCTGCCCGGGCGGTGGTTCTGTTCGCGCACGGTTCCGGGAGTTCCCGGCACAGCCCCCGCAACCGCGCCGTCGCCGAATCCCTGCAGAGCGCCGGGTTCGGCACCATGCTGCTCGACCTGCTCACCCCCGAGGAGGCCAAGTTCGACCAGCGGACCCAGCAACTCCGCTTCGACATCGACCTGCTCACCGAACGGCTGGTCCCCGCGATCGACGAGCTGAACGCCTGGTCGGCCACCAAGGGCATGCCGATCGGGTTGTTCGGCGCCAGCACCGGCGCGGCCGCCGCGTTGAAGGCCGCCGGGCGCCGGCCGGACCGCGTCTCGGCGGTGGTGTCGCGCGGCGGCCGTCCCGACCTGGCCGGAACCGGCCTGGATTCGGTGCAGGCCCCGACGTTGCTGATCGTCGGCGGCGACGACCGCGAGGTGCTCAACCTCAACCGGCAGGCGGTCGAGCTGCTCACCGCGCTACCGCTGACCGACGTCAAGATCGAGATCGTGCCGCACGCCGGTCACCTGTTCGAGGAGCCCGGCGCGCTGGAGCGGGTCGCGGAGCTGGCCGCCGACTGGTTCCGCAACTACCTCGGCGCCGGCGTGACGCGCCCGACCGGACCGGACGGCGGTCACTGGAAGCCACCGGAACCTCGGCGCAGGCCGCCAACGTAG
- a CDS encoding isocitrate lyase/PEP mutase family protein, whose translation MSGEFHALHRAESPLLLPNAWDFASAAALVAEGFDAIGTTSLGVAVAHGEPDAAGRTRAQTVELASRLVELPRPISVDIELGFGAPAEVAEELAELGVAGINLEDGLGDPGHQQELIGEVKRRAPDLFLNARTDTYWLGAAPSLSDTIDRAARYVAAGADGIFVPGMTAAEDIRALVDAVRVPVNVLFQPGMDVEGLAALGVRRVSMGSLLYRAALHGAITTARAVRDGSPVAAGVPGYSVVQDYVGGLRRGSGGFQ comes from the coding sequence ATGTCGGGAGAATTCCACGCACTCCACCGGGCGGAATCGCCGCTGCTGCTGCCGAACGCCTGGGACTTCGCCTCCGCCGCCGCGCTCGTCGCCGAGGGTTTCGACGCGATCGGCACCACCAGCCTCGGAGTGGCCGTCGCGCACGGCGAGCCGGACGCGGCCGGGCGCACCCGCGCGCAGACGGTCGAACTCGCCAGTCGGCTGGTCGAGCTGCCCCGCCCGATCAGCGTCGACATCGAGCTGGGCTTCGGCGCTCCGGCCGAGGTCGCCGAAGAGCTCGCCGAGCTCGGCGTGGCCGGGATCAACCTGGAGGACGGTCTCGGCGATCCCGGGCACCAGCAGGAACTCATCGGTGAGGTGAAGCGGCGCGCTCCCGATCTCTTCCTCAACGCGCGCACTGACACCTACTGGCTCGGCGCGGCACCGTCGCTCAGCGACACGATCGATCGCGCAGCCCGCTACGTGGCGGCTGGTGCGGACGGCATCTTCGTGCCGGGCATGACCGCCGCTGAGGACATCCGCGCGCTGGTGGACGCGGTCCGGGTGCCGGTCAACGTCCTCTTCCAGCCCGGTATGGACGTCGAAGGACTCGCCGCGCTAGGTGTCCGGCGAGTGAGCATGGGCTCGCTGCTGTACCGCGCGGCTCTGCACGGCGCGATCACGACTGCTCGCGCCGTCCGCGATGGCTCGCCCGTGGCGGCGGGTGTACCTGGTTACTCGGTTGTGCAGGACTACGTTGGCGGCCTGCGCCGAGGTTCCGGTGGCTTCCAGTGA
- a CDS encoding ArsR/SmtB family transcription factor produces the protein MTIERDVARLAALLADPTRAAFCLALLDGRAWTATELAGHAGVAASTASEHLNRLVEGGLLTERRQGRHRYVQLANTQAADLLEAFISHLGPARQPPTGLRAVSASAALANGRTCYDHLAGRLGVAITDAMTAAGLLDQSDGFAITDTGFSWLTGELGIAEADLRSTRRPLARPCLDWTERRSHLAGTAGAHLLRSFRTNGWIKKIGTGRAVRLTTTGTTALHDLLAIDARTLGLA, from the coding sequence ATGACCATCGAACGCGATGTGGCTCGGCTCGCCGCGCTGCTCGCCGACCCGACCCGGGCCGCCTTCTGCCTGGCGCTGCTCGACGGGCGGGCATGGACCGCGACGGAACTCGCCGGGCACGCCGGAGTCGCGGCGTCAACGGCCAGCGAACACCTGAACCGGCTGGTCGAGGGCGGTCTGCTCACCGAACGCCGCCAGGGGCGACACCGCTACGTGCAGCTGGCGAACACGCAGGCAGCGGATCTTCTCGAAGCGTTCATCAGCCACCTCGGCCCGGCCCGGCAACCGCCGACCGGCCTGCGCGCGGTCAGCGCCTCGGCGGCGCTGGCCAACGGCCGCACCTGCTACGACCACCTGGCCGGTCGCCTCGGCGTGGCGATCACCGATGCGATGACCGCGGCCGGACTGCTCGACCAGAGCGATGGATTCGCCATCACCGACACCGGTTTCAGCTGGTTGACCGGCGAACTGGGGATCGCGGAGGCGGATCTCCGGAGCACCCGGCGCCCGCTGGCCCGGCCCTGCCTGGACTGGACCGAGCGCCGCTCCCACCTGGCGGGCACCGCCGGAGCGCACCTGCTGCGCAGCTTCCGCACCAACGGCTGGATCAAGAAGATCGGAACCGGCCGCGCGGTGCGCCTCACCACCACCGGCACCACCGCGCTCCACGACCTCCTCGCGATCGACGCCCGGACCCTCGGTCTCGCGTGA